One region of Corvus moneduloides isolate bCorMon1 chromosome 1, bCorMon1.pri, whole genome shotgun sequence genomic DNA includes:
- the LOC116435663 gene encoding feather beta keratin-like isoform X2, with protein sequence MACYDLCRPCGPTPLANSCNEPCALQCQDSHVVINPSPVLITLPGPIMTSFPQNTAVGSTSSAAVGNELSAQGQPISGGFGGFGYGLGYGRGFGYGLGGLGCYGRRGGYIC encoded by the coding sequence ATGGCCTGCTACGACCTCTGCCGCCCCTGTGGAcccaccccgctggccaacagctgcaacgagccctgtgccctgcaatgCCAGGACTCCCACGTTGTCATCAACCCTTCCCCCGTGCTGAtcaccctgccaggacccatcatgacctccttcccccagaacaCCGCCGTCGGATCCACCTCCTCGGCTGCTGTTGGTAATGAACTcagtgcccagggacagcccatctCTGGTGGATTTGGTGGCTTTGGCTATGGCCTTGGCTATGGCCGTGGATTTGGCTATGGGCTGGGAGGCCTGGGCTGCTATGGCAGAAGGGGTGGCTACATCTGCTAA
- the LOC116435875 gene encoding feather beta keratin-like: MACYNRCQPCGPTPLANSCNEPCALQCQDSRVVIQPSTVLVTLPGPIMTSFPQNTAVGSTSSAAVGSELSVQGQPISGGFGFGLGYGYGLGGLGCYGRRGGYIC, encoded by the coding sequence ATGGCCTGCTACAaccgctgccagccctgcggacccaccccgctggccaacagctgcaacgagccctgtgccctgcaatgCCAGGACTCCCGTGTTGTCATCCAGCCTTCCACAGTGCTGGTtaccctgccaggacccatcatgacctccttcccccagaacaCCGCCGTCGGATCCACCTCCTCGGCCGCTGTTGGCAGTGAGCTCAGTGTGCAGGGACAGCCCATCTCTGGTGGGTTTGGCTTCGGCCTTGGCTATGGCTATGGGCTGGGAGGCCTGGGCTGCTATGGCAGAAGGGGCGGCTACATCTGCTAA
- the LOC116435814 gene encoding feather beta keratin-like yields MACYDLCQPCGPTSLANSCNEPCALQCQDSHVVINPSPVLVTLPGPIMTSFPQNTAVGSTSSAAVGSELSAQGQPISGGFGGFGYGFGYGRGFGYGLGGLGCYGRRGGYIC; encoded by the coding sequence ATGGCCTGCTATgacctctgccagccctgcggacCCACCtcgctggccaacagctgcaacgagccctgtgccctgcaatgCCAGGACTCCCACGTTGTCATCAAcccttcccctgtgctggtcaccctgccaggacccatcatgacctccttcccccagaacaCCGCCGTCGGATCCACCTCCTcggctgctgttggcagtgaactcagtgcccagggacagcccatctCTGGTGGATTTGGTGGCTTTGGCTATGGCTTTGGCTATGGCCGTGGATTTGGCTATGGGCTGGGAGGCCTGGGCTGCTATGGCAGAAGGGGTGGCTACATCTGCTAA
- the LOC116435777 gene encoding feather beta keratin-like isoform X2 has translation MACYNRCQPCGPTPLANSCNEPCALQCQDSHVVINPSPVLVTLPGPIMTSFPQNTAVGSTSSAAVGSELSAQGQPISGGFGGFGYGLGYGYGLGGLGCYGRRGGYIC, from the coding sequence ATGGCCTGCTACAACCGCTGCCAACCCTGCGGAcccaccccgctggccaacagctgcaacgagccctgtgccctgcaatgCCAGGACTCCCACGTTGTCATCAAcccttcccctgtgctggtcaccctgccaggacccatcatgacctccttcccccagaacaCCGCTGTCGGATCCACCTCCTcggctgctgttggcagtgaactcagtgcccagggacagcccatctCTGGTGGATTTGGTGGCTTTGGCTACGGCCTTGGCTATGGCTATGGGCTGGGAGGCCTGGGCTGTTACGGCAGAAGGGGTGGCTACATCTGCTAA
- the LOC116435777 gene encoding feather beta keratin-like isoform X1, whose product MACYNRCQPCGPTPLANSCNEPCARQCQDSSVVTNPSPVLVTLPGPIMTSFPQNTAVGSTSSAAVGTELSAQGQPISGGFGGFGYGLGYGRGFGYGLGGLGCYGRRGGYIC is encoded by the coding sequence ATGGCCTGCTACAaccgctgccagccctgcggacccaccccgctggccaacagctgcaatgagccCTGTGCCCGCCAGTGCCAGGACTCCAGCGTCGTCACCAACCCTTCCCCGGTGCTGgtcaccctgccaggacccatcatgacctccttcccccagaacaCCGCCGTCGGATCCACCTCCTCGGCTGCTGTTGGCACTGAACTcagtgcccagggacagcccatctCTGGTGGATTTGGTGGCTTTGGCTATGGCCTTGGCTATGGCCGTGGATTTGGCTATGGGCTGGGAGGCCTGGGCTGCTATGGCAGAAGGGGCGGCTACATCTGCTAA
- the LOC116435777 gene encoding feather beta keratin-like isoform X3, which translates to MACYNRCRPCGPTPLANSCNEPCALQCQDSHIVINPSPVLVTLPGPIMTSFPQNTAIGSTSSAAVGSELSAQGQPISGGFGGFGYGRGFGYGLGGLGCYCRRGGYIC; encoded by the coding sequence ATGGCCTGCTACAACCGCTGCCGCCCCTGTGGAcccaccccgctggccaacagctgcaacgagccctgtgccctgcaatgCCAGGACTCCCACATTGTCATCAACCCTTCCCCCGTGCTGgtcaccctgccaggacccatcatgacctccttcccccagaacaCCGCCATCGGATCCACCTCCTcggctgctgttggcagtgaactcagtgcccagggacagcccatctCTGGTGGATTTGGTGGCTTTGGCTATGGCCGTGGATTTGGCTATGGGCTGGGTGGCCTGGGCTGCTATTGCAGAAGGGGTGGCTACATCTGCTAA